The Buttiauxella selenatireducens genome has a window encoding:
- the waaA gene encoding lipid IV(A) 3-deoxy-D-manno-octulosonic acid transferase codes for MESLYTALFYLIQPLVWLRLLLRSRKAPAYRKRWAERYGYCRGKVEPDGILLHSVSVGETLAAIPLVRALRHRYPTIPITVTTMTPTGSERALSAFGKNVHHVYLPYDLPCAMKRFFNTVRPKLVIVMETELWPNMINELHRRKIPLVIANARLSARSAKGYKKLGNFTRRLMSKITLIAAQNEEDGARFIELGLKRTQLTVTGSLKFDISVTPELAARAITLRRQWAPHRKVWIATSTHDGEESIILDAHRQLLAKFPDLLLILVPRHPERFKDARDMTQKAGFSYIMRSSGEKPSSSTQVVIGDTMGELMMLYGIADLAFVGGSLVERGGHNPLEPSAHAIPVLMGPHTFNFKDICARLQRADGLITVTDASSLVSEITTLLTDEDYRLYYGRHAVEVLHQNQGALQRLLQLLQPYLPQRSH; via the coding sequence TTGGAATCGTTGTATACCGCTCTGTTCTATCTTATTCAGCCGCTTGTTTGGCTGCGACTGTTACTCCGTAGCCGTAAAGCTCCCGCGTACCGTAAACGCTGGGCGGAACGTTACGGCTATTGCCGTGGAAAAGTGGAGCCCGATGGTATTCTTCTGCATTCAGTATCCGTTGGCGAGACACTGGCGGCAATTCCGTTAGTTCGCGCCCTGCGCCATCGCTACCCAACGATTCCAATTACCGTCACCACAATGACCCCAACGGGTTCGGAACGTGCGCTGTCGGCCTTTGGGAAAAATGTGCACCATGTTTATTTGCCATATGATCTCCCTTGCGCCATGAAGCGCTTTTTCAATACCGTGCGCCCTAAATTAGTTATCGTGATGGAAACAGAATTGTGGCCCAACATGATCAACGAATTACACCGACGTAAAATCCCACTGGTCATTGCCAATGCTCGTCTCTCTGCACGCTCGGCAAAGGGATATAAAAAACTGGGTAATTTCACGCGTCGTCTGATGAGCAAAATTACACTCATCGCTGCGCAAAATGAAGAAGATGGGGCTCGGTTCATCGAGCTTGGTCTTAAACGCACTCAGTTAACCGTCACCGGCAGCCTGAAATTTGATATTTCTGTGACCCCAGAACTCGCCGCACGTGCGATTACGCTACGCCGCCAATGGGCCCCGCATCGTAAAGTATGGATTGCCACCAGCACCCATGATGGTGAAGAGAGCATTATTCTGGATGCGCACCGTCAGTTGCTGGCCAAGTTCCCAGATTTACTGCTAATTCTTGTTCCACGCCACCCTGAGCGGTTCAAAGATGCTCGGGATATGACTCAGAAGGCTGGTTTCAGCTATATCATGCGCAGCAGTGGCGAAAAACCGTCCAGCAGCACGCAAGTCGTTATCGGTGACACGATGGGCGAACTGATGATGCTGTATGGAATTGCCGATCTCGCCTTTGTGGGCGGAAGCCTGGTTGAACGCGGAGGCCATAATCCGCTGGAACCTTCGGCACACGCGATTCCAGTATTAATGGGCCCACATACCTTCAATTTCAAAGATATCTGCGCCCGATTGCAGCGTGCGGATGGGTTGATTACCGTCACGGATGCCTCATCGCTAGTGAGTGAAATTACGACTCTGTTAACCGATGAAGATTATCGTCTTTACTATGGCCGTCATGCCGTGGAAGTCCTTCACCAGAATCAGGGTGCTCTACAACGGTTACTGCAATTGTTGCAACCGTATCTGCCGCAACGGAGCCACTAA
- a CDS encoding glycosyltransferase, giving the protein MRILMIIDGLPGGGAEKTVLTLSKGLVGMGHQVSVFSLRRVCDYEIPEDVDYQVILDTCKKPWRKLTELSRRAALLDSAVEQAQKKGNFDLVFSHLHKTDRIVAHTKSIAREKLWYCVHGMFSYSYLQHRQGLSRWIKRKKIQSVYQNSNVVAVSQAVLQDITTAFDITLSRGTVIHNPFDIDGIYLKAKEPCEMAGQEYLIHVGRFHEHKRHDRLIKAYALSGIQAPLILMGNGSAERIAEIKAMATNAGVADRVILKPFASNPYPWIANARMLLLSSDCEGFGNVLVEALICQTPTVSTHCPGGPAEILTGELARGLSGMSDQDFADTMLDIYNNPPVIDTTTIESYSIGAICQQYLSLATEER; this is encoded by the coding sequence ATGCGTATCCTAATGATTATTGATGGTTTACCTGGCGGTGGTGCTGAGAAGACCGTACTTACCTTATCGAAAGGTTTGGTAGGAATGGGCCATCAGGTATCCGTTTTTTCGCTGCGCCGCGTCTGTGATTATGAGATCCCGGAAGACGTTGATTATCAGGTCATACTGGATACCTGTAAAAAACCCTGGCGCAAGCTGACAGAATTGTCTCGCCGTGCTGCCTTGCTTGATAGCGCAGTTGAACAAGCGCAGAAAAAAGGGAATTTCGACCTCGTCTTTTCTCACCTGCATAAAACCGACCGCATTGTTGCTCATACCAAATCAATTGCGCGTGAGAAGCTCTGGTACTGTGTCCATGGCATGTTTTCTTACTCCTATCTTCAGCATCGACAGGGGTTGTCTCGTTGGATAAAACGTAAAAAAATTCAAAGCGTTTACCAAAATAGCAATGTCGTTGCCGTGTCTCAGGCGGTACTACAAGACATTACTACGGCTTTCGATATTACGTTGTCCAGGGGCACCGTTATCCATAACCCTTTCGATATCGACGGAATATATTTAAAAGCGAAAGAACCGTGCGAAATGGCGGGGCAGGAGTATTTAATCCACGTTGGTCGTTTCCATGAACATAAACGCCATGACCGGTTGATCAAAGCTTATGCACTCAGTGGAATTCAGGCGCCGCTAATCCTGATGGGTAACGGCAGTGCCGAGCGTATTGCCGAAATAAAAGCGATGGCCACAAATGCGGGTGTTGCCGACCGCGTGATTCTGAAACCATTCGCATCAAACCCTTATCCGTGGATTGCCAATGCGCGTATGCTGCTGCTGAGCTCCGATTGCGAGGGATTTGGCAATGTGCTGGTCGAAGCGCTAATTTGCCAGACCCCCACAGTGAGTACACATTGCCCTGGTGGACCAGCAGAGATTCTTACCGGAGAACTGGCTCGCGGCCTTTCAGGTATGAGTGATCAGGACTTTGCAGACACTATGCTGGATATTTATAACAACCCACCCGTTATTGATACCACGACTATTGAGTCATATAGCATTGGTGCCATCTGCCAGCAGTATCTGTCACTGGCAACGGAAGAAAGATAA
- the radC gene encoding RadC family protein codes for MSEIIEQAGACMPREKLLKFGAASLTDVELVALFLRTGCQNMNVLAFAQSLLHQFGSLSRLLSADHSEFKDVKGIGDAKYTQLNAIAELARRYYYSRGVDELSLKGPDSVREYIQSQLTTAEREIFMVIFLDNQNRVIKHSPMFAGTLNHVEVHPREIVREAMKSNAAALILAHNHPSGRAEPSKADRVITERIVKACLFMDIRVLDHLVIGRGEYVSFAERGWI; via the coding sequence ATGAGTGAGATAATAGAGCAGGCTGGAGCATGCATGCCGCGAGAAAAACTGCTGAAATTTGGTGCAGCCTCATTAACGGATGTCGAGTTAGTGGCGTTATTTTTACGTACGGGTTGCCAAAATATGAATGTACTCGCGTTTGCACAGAGCTTATTGCATCAATTCGGCTCATTAAGCAGGCTGTTGTCTGCGGACCATTCGGAATTTAAAGATGTGAAGGGCATTGGTGATGCGAAATACACCCAGCTTAACGCTATTGCTGAGCTGGCAAGGCGTTACTACTATTCACGTGGCGTTGATGAGCTATCCTTAAAAGGACCGGATTCAGTCAGGGAGTATATCCAAAGTCAACTGACAACAGCAGAACGCGAGATCTTCATGGTTATTTTCCTGGATAACCAGAACCGAGTGATTAAACATAGTCCAATGTTTGCTGGAACTTTGAACCATGTAGAGGTTCATCCGAGAGAAATTGTGCGCGAAGCGATGAAATCAAATGCAGCGGCGCTAATACTCGCGCATAATCACCCGTCTGGTCGAGCAGAACCGAGTAAAGCTGATCGTGTTATCACCGAACGCATCGTAAAAGCTTGCCTGTTTATGGACATTCGAGTGCTCGACCATCTTGTTATTGGCCGTGGAGAGTACGTTTCTTTTGCAGAACGTGGGTGGATTTAG
- the rpmG gene encoding 50S ribosomal protein L33 — protein sequence MAKGVREKIKLVSSAGTGHFYTTTKNKRTKPEKLELKKFDPVVRQHVLYKEAKIK from the coding sequence ATGGCTAAAGGTGTTCGCGAGAAGATCAAGCTGGTTTCTTCTGCTGGTACTGGTCACTTCTATACCACCACGAAGAACAAGCGTACTAAGCCGGAAAAACTGGAACTGAAAAAGTTCGATCCAGTTGTCCGTCAACACGTACTGTACAAAGAAGCTAAAATTAAATAA
- a CDS encoding glycosyltransferase family 2 protein, translating into MPNRLSVVMIAKNAADVLPECLASVAWADEVVLLDSGSTDSTVEIALQAGAKVFINENWQGFGKQRQLAQSYASHDYILMIDTDERVTPELASTLKAVLDNPQPDAVYSIARRNLFLGRFMRHSGWYPDRVTRLYARSRYRYNDNQVHESLEAPGAKIIPLKGDLLHLTCRDFASFQRKQLNYATAWAQERHQRGKRVSLAGIFGHTFGAFCKTLLLRAGFLDGKQGWLLAVVNAQYTFNKYAELWALNQGYTENKTL; encoded by the coding sequence ATGCCCAATCGTTTGTCAGTGGTCATGATCGCTAAAAATGCGGCGGACGTGCTGCCAGAATGCCTGGCTTCGGTCGCGTGGGCAGATGAAGTAGTCTTGCTGGATTCGGGAAGTACAGACTCCACCGTCGAGATCGCCCTTCAGGCGGGTGCGAAAGTTTTCATTAACGAAAACTGGCAAGGGTTTGGCAAACAGCGTCAACTGGCACAGAGCTATGCCAGTCACGATTATATTCTGATGATCGATACCGATGAGCGTGTTACGCCGGAACTGGCCAGTACGCTTAAAGCCGTGTTAGATAATCCTCAGCCAGATGCTGTATACAGCATTGCTCGCCGCAATCTATTCCTTGGCCGTTTTATGCGCCACAGTGGATGGTATCCGGATCGTGTGACACGCCTCTATGCCCGCTCACGCTACCGCTATAATGACAATCAGGTTCACGAATCTCTCGAAGCGCCAGGTGCAAAAATTATCCCGCTCAAAGGGGATTTGCTTCATCTGACCTGCCGCGATTTCGCCAGCTTCCAGCGCAAACAGTTAAATTATGCGACCGCCTGGGCTCAGGAGCGCCACCAACGTGGCAAGCGAGTTTCCCTTGCCGGGATTTTTGGTCACACATTTGGCGCTTTTTGTAAAACTCTGCTGTTGAGAGCGGGCTTTCTTGATGGAAAGCAAGGCTGGTTACTTGCGGTGGTCAATGCGCAGTATACGTTTAATAAGTACGCTGAACTCTGGGCGCTGAATCAAGGCTATACGGAAAACAAAACTCTATGA
- the coaD gene encoding pantetheine-phosphate adenylyltransferase, whose protein sequence is MTTRAIYPGTFDPITNGHLDIVTRAAMMFDTLILAIANSPHKKTMFTLQERVLLAQGVTAHLPNVEVVGFSDLMANFAKTQHANVLVRGLRTAADFEYEMQLAHMNRHLMPELESVFLMPSKEWSFVSSSLVKEVARHHGDVAHFLPEPVCKALLEKLKQAPAN, encoded by the coding sequence ATGACCACCCGAGCGATTTACCCTGGTACGTTTGATCCCATTACCAACGGTCATCTGGATATCGTGACACGTGCTGCGATGATGTTTGATACCTTGATTCTGGCCATCGCCAATAGTCCACACAAGAAGACCATGTTCACGCTGCAAGAAAGAGTTCTGCTGGCACAAGGGGTTACCGCACACTTACCAAACGTTGAAGTTGTCGGCTTTAGCGATCTGATGGCGAATTTTGCTAAAACTCAACACGCTAACGTTCTGGTCAGAGGGTTGCGTACAGCAGCAGATTTTGAGTATGAAATGCAGCTGGCTCACATGAACCGCCACTTAATGCCCGAGCTTGAAAGTGTGTTCCTGATGCCTTCGAAAGAGTGGTCTTTTGTCTCCTCATCGCTGGTAAAGGAAGTCGCTCGTCATCATGGCGATGTTGCACACTTCCTGCCTGAGCCTGTCTGCAAAGCGCTGTTGGAAAAACTCAAGCAGGCACCCGCGAACTAA
- the mutM gene encoding bifunctional DNA-formamidopyrimidine glycosylase/DNA-(apurinic or apyrimidinic site) lyase, producing MPELPEVETSRRGIEPHLVGETILHAVVRNGRLRWPVSDEIHALSDKPVLSVQRRAKYLLLELPDGWIIIHLGMSGSLRILPEDYPAQKHDHVDLVMSNGKVLRYTDPRRFGAWLWAKELEGSNVLAHLGPEPLSDAFSADYLREKSAKKKMAIKQWIMDNKLVVGVGNIYASESLFAAGIHPDRTAQSLSYAECEILVKTIKAVLLRSIEQGGTTLKDFLQSDGKPGYFAQELQVYGRAGEPCKACGAPIVTSKHGQRSTFYCRHCQH from the coding sequence ATGCCCGAATTACCTGAAGTAGAAACCAGTCGACGTGGCATTGAACCCCATTTGGTGGGGGAAACTATCCTGCATGCCGTTGTGCGTAACGGTCGCTTACGTTGGCCAGTCTCCGATGAAATCCATGCTCTAAGTGATAAACCCGTCTTAAGTGTGCAGCGCCGCGCTAAATATCTGCTTCTCGAACTCCCGGATGGCTGGATTATTATCCATCTTGGCATGTCGGGTAGCCTGCGTATTCTTCCTGAAGATTATCCTGCCCAAAAACATGACCATGTCGATTTGGTGATGAGCAATGGCAAAGTCCTGCGCTATACCGATCCGCGCCGCTTCGGTGCCTGGTTATGGGCGAAAGAGTTAGAAGGCAGTAATGTTCTGGCACATCTTGGGCCGGAACCTCTAAGTGATGCGTTTTCTGCAGATTATCTACGCGAAAAATCTGCGAAAAAGAAAATGGCGATAAAGCAGTGGATTATGGATAACAAACTGGTGGTGGGGGTGGGTAATATTTATGCCAGTGAATCGCTGTTTGCTGCAGGAATCCATCCTGATCGCACTGCCCAGTCACTTTCATACGCTGAATGCGAAATACTGGTCAAAACTATTAAAGCGGTATTGCTACGGTCGATTGAGCAGGGCGGAACTACGCTAAAAGATTTTTTGCAGTCGGATGGAAAACCTGGCTATTTCGCTCAGGAGTTGCAGGTTTATGGGCGAGCAGGAGAGCCATGTAAGGCTTGTGGTGCGCCAATAGTTACCAGTAAGCACGGGCAACGCAGCACGTTTTATTGCCGCCATTGCCAGCACTAA
- the coaBC gene encoding bifunctional phosphopantothenoylcysteine decarboxylase/phosphopantothenate--cysteine ligase CoaBC: MGLSGKKIVLGVSGGIAAYKTPELVRRLRERGAEVRVVMTEAAKAFITPLSLQAVSGYPVSDSLLDPAAEAAMGHIELGKWADLVILAPATADLIARITVGMANDLVSTICLATPAPVAVVPAMNQQMYRAAATQHNLEVLSARGLLMWGPDSGSQACGDVGPGRMLDPLTIVDMTAQHFAVIKDLQHLNVMITAGPTRERLDPVRYITNDSSGKMGYAIAAAAAARGANVTLISGPVSLPTPPWVKRIDVTTALEMEAAVQQHVQEQQIFVGCAAVADYRAAAVADEKIKKQGDEITIKMIKNPDIVAGVAALLTHRPYVVGFAAETNNVEEYAQQKRVSKNLDLICANDVSQAGQGFNSENNALHLFWQDGDKVLPLERKELLGHLLLNEIVTRYDEKNRR; encoded by the coding sequence ATGGGGCTTTCTGGCAAAAAAATTGTTCTGGGTGTCAGCGGCGGTATTGCTGCTTATAAAACACCTGAACTGGTACGCCGCCTGCGTGAACGCGGGGCTGAGGTAAGAGTGGTAATGACAGAGGCGGCAAAAGCCTTTATTACGCCACTGAGTTTACAAGCCGTGTCAGGTTACCCGGTGTCAGACAGCTTGTTAGATCCCGCCGCAGAAGCAGCAATGGGTCATATTGAATTAGGTAAATGGGCTGATTTAGTTATTCTTGCACCTGCCACGGCCGATTTAATTGCCCGCATTACTGTAGGTATGGCAAATGACCTGGTGAGTACGATTTGTCTTGCAACCCCTGCGCCTGTTGCCGTTGTCCCTGCTATGAATCAACAGATGTACCGAGCCGCAGCGACTCAACATAACCTTGAGGTACTCTCTGCACGCGGCTTATTGATGTGGGGGCCGGATAGCGGTAGCCAGGCCTGTGGCGATGTTGGCCCCGGTCGTATGCTTGACCCATTAACGATTGTAGACATGACCGCTCAACATTTTGCTGTCATCAAAGATCTGCAACATCTCAATGTCATGATTACCGCCGGCCCGACTCGCGAACGCCTGGATCCTGTACGCTATATCACCAACGATAGTTCCGGGAAGATGGGTTATGCCATCGCAGCGGCAGCGGCAGCACGCGGCGCAAATGTGACATTAATTTCAGGCCCTGTTTCTTTACCAACGCCACCATGGGTAAAGCGTATTGACGTCACCACGGCGTTGGAAATGGAAGCTGCAGTCCAACAGCATGTGCAGGAGCAACAAATTTTCGTTGGTTGTGCCGCCGTTGCAGACTATCGTGCCGCAGCCGTTGCTGATGAAAAAATCAAAAAGCAAGGCGATGAAATTACAATAAAAATGATTAAAAACCCGGATATTGTTGCCGGTGTCGCAGCACTTTTAACTCACCGTCCATATGTTGTTGGGTTTGCCGCCGAAACAAATAATGTGGAAGAATACGCCCAGCAAAAACGCGTGAGTAAAAACCTTGATCTGATTTGTGCGAACGATGTATCACAGGCAGGCCAAGGATTTAACAGCGAAAACAATGCATTGCACCTTTTCTGGCAGGATGGAGATAAAGTCTTACCTCTTGAACGTAAAGAGCTCCTTGGCCATCTTTTACTGAACGAGATAGTTACCCGTTATGATGAAAAAAATCGACGTTAA
- a CDS encoding glycosyltransferase family 4 protein, with protein sequence MKRCRLAIVRQKYRPDGGAERFVSRALEALSAHDMELNVITRQWQGARQDNWHIHICDPMKLGRISREKGFADAARAIWQRENFDIVQSHERIAGCDIYRAGDGVHRRWLMQRARILPAWRGKWLFLDRYHRYVMQAEKAMYQAPELKAVICNAEMVKREIIEDFSIPANKIHVIYNAIDSSRFVPANEELRVKLREEMSIPQNAVTLVFVGSGFERKGLANAIKAIAPTDRYLIVVGQDKAEKNYRELAQSLGCLNRIRFMGMQKNTLPFYQAADGLLLPTLYDPFPNVILEAMACGLPVITSATCGGAEFITTGQNGYVCDALTIPQLSEAVMAISSRFVDEKMGSYARERVRDATPEKLSQQLISLYQNILD encoded by the coding sequence ATGAAGCGCTGCCGTCTGGCTATCGTCCGCCAAAAATATCGCCCCGATGGAGGGGCTGAGCGTTTCGTTTCACGCGCACTTGAGGCGTTAAGCGCCCATGACATGGAACTCAACGTTATCACGCGGCAATGGCAAGGTGCGCGCCAGGACAATTGGCATATTCATATTTGTGATCCGATGAAGCTAGGTCGAATCAGCCGTGAAAAAGGTTTTGCGGATGCGGCAAGAGCGATATGGCAACGCGAGAATTTCGATATTGTCCAAAGTCATGAACGCATAGCGGGCTGTGATATTTATCGTGCGGGTGATGGTGTTCACCGCAGATGGTTAATGCAAAGAGCGAGAATTTTACCTGCATGGCGTGGAAAGTGGCTGTTCCTCGATAGGTATCATCGTTACGTAATGCAGGCCGAAAAGGCGATGTACCAGGCTCCCGAGCTCAAAGCCGTCATCTGTAATGCAGAAATGGTTAAAAGGGAAATTATTGAAGATTTCTCTATTCCTGCTAATAAGATACATGTCATCTATAATGCAATTGACTCCTCCCGCTTCGTTCCGGCAAATGAAGAACTGCGTGTGAAACTGCGTGAGGAGATGTCTATCCCGCAAAACGCAGTGACATTGGTTTTTGTCGGCTCAGGATTTGAGCGTAAAGGACTGGCCAATGCAATCAAAGCCATTGCACCTACCGATCGCTATTTGATTGTGGTCGGGCAAGATAAAGCCGAGAAAAACTATCGCGAACTGGCACAATCTCTGGGGTGCCTGAATCGGATACGGTTTATGGGAATGCAGAAGAATACGCTGCCTTTCTATCAGGCCGCTGATGGACTATTACTGCCAACACTATATGATCCATTTCCAAATGTGATTCTTGAAGCAATGGCATGTGGTTTACCGGTTATTACTTCAGCCACTTGTGGTGGGGCTGAATTTATAACAACCGGACAAAACGGATACGTTTGTGATGCACTCACTATCCCCCAACTTTCAGAAGCGGTAATGGCAATATCTTCACGCTTTGTGGATGAGAAAATGGGGAGTTATGCTCGCGAACGCGTCAGGGATGCGACACCGGAAAAACTTTCACAGCAACTTATTTCGCTGTATCAAAATATACTGGATTAG
- the dut gene encoding dUTP diphosphatase yields the protein MMKKIDVKILDPRVGQQFPLPTYATSGSAGLDLRACLDDAVELAPGVTKLIPTGLAIHIADPTLAAVILPRSGLGHKHGVVLGNLVGLIDSDYQGQLMVSVWNRGQDHFTIEPGERIAQMVFVPVVQAEFNLVEDFDSSDRGEGGFGHSGRQ from the coding sequence ATGATGAAAAAAATCGACGTTAAGATTCTGGACCCACGCGTTGGCCAACAATTCCCACTGCCGACTTATGCAACTTCCGGTTCTGCGGGACTTGACCTACGTGCCTGTCTGGATGACGCCGTAGAGCTTGCTCCTGGTGTAACCAAACTGATTCCAACCGGGCTGGCTATCCATATCGCCGATCCAACTCTTGCGGCCGTCATTCTGCCTCGTTCAGGTCTTGGTCATAAGCATGGTGTTGTTTTAGGCAACCTTGTTGGGCTGATAGACTCAGATTATCAAGGGCAGTTAATGGTTTCCGTCTGGAACCGCGGTCAAGATCACTTCACTATCGAACCCGGTGAACGCATTGCTCAAATGGTGTTTGTGCCCGTCGTCCAGGCAGAATTCAACCTGGTTGAAGATTTCGATTCTAGCGATCGTGGCGAAGGTGGCTTTGGCCATTCAGGACGTCAGTAA
- a CDS encoding glycosyltransferase encodes MQQNLRPLLSVVVAVYNGESFLAKFFACLDAQNIDGMEVIMVNDGSTDGSMAIIEAWSSKFPGMKIIEQENQGVSIARNTGLAVATGQYLSFPDIDDDFKPGMYRHLLDLALKNDLDVVTCNGNYVYENNKKPSRPIFPRDKLQSTDVLSGPQWLKRALDSRKFLHVTWLNLYRHDFIREHGFTFEPGLRHQDIPWTTEVLLAAERVQYTDEQYYDYYIHSASVSHKPDTDDTLIRSARHYMKILEMLDAINQRYPEAVKNIPACNWQIAKEGLGILHTFNNMKDPHKKKMIVQEFFDRGIWRLIWKNARGFRLRWRLGRRYLKLKKATRVPG; translated from the coding sequence ATGCAACAGAACCTACGTCCACTCCTCAGCGTTGTCGTTGCTGTTTATAACGGCGAGTCTTTTTTGGCTAAATTCTTTGCCTGTCTAGACGCTCAGAATATCGACGGCATGGAAGTCATTATGGTGAACGATGGTTCAACCGATGGCTCCATGGCGATTATTGAAGCCTGGAGTAGCAAGTTCCCTGGCATGAAAATCATTGAGCAGGAAAATCAGGGCGTTTCGATTGCGCGTAATACTGGGCTCGCTGTAGCCACAGGCCAGTACCTTTCCTTCCCGGATATCGATGATGACTTCAAACCCGGCATGTACCGTCATTTGCTGGATCTGGCATTAAAAAATGACCTGGATGTCGTGACGTGTAATGGAAATTACGTTTACGAAAACAACAAGAAGCCTTCACGACCGATCTTTCCGCGAGACAAACTTCAGTCGACCGACGTACTGAGTGGCCCCCAGTGGCTTAAACGTGCGCTGGATTCGCGCAAGTTTCTGCACGTAACCTGGCTGAACCTTTATCGACATGATTTCATTCGCGAACATGGTTTTACTTTTGAACCCGGTTTACGCCATCAGGACATTCCGTGGACAACAGAGGTGTTACTTGCTGCGGAGCGCGTCCAATATACTGACGAGCAATACTACGATTACTACATCCATTCAGCCTCGGTTTCCCATAAACCAGATACTGATGACACCCTTATCCGCTCAGCTCGCCATTATATGAAAATACTGGAAATGTTGGATGCTATTAACCAGCGTTATCCGGAAGCGGTAAAGAATATCCCTGCCTGTAACTGGCAAATCGCTAAAGAGGGTCTTGGGATATTACACACTTTCAATAATATGAAAGATCCGCACAAGAAGAAGATGATCGTTCAGGAGTTTTTTGATCGCGGTATCTGGCGTCTGATTTGGAAAAATGCTCGCGGATTCCGACTACGCTGGCGCCTGGGTCGTCGCTACCTAAAACTGAAGAAAGCGACCCGCGTACCGGGTTGA
- the rpmB gene encoding 50S ribosomal protein L28: MSRVCQVTGKRPVTGNNRSHAMNATKRRFLPNLHSHRFWVESEKRFVTLRVSAKGMRVIDKKGIESVLADMRTRGEKY; encoded by the coding sequence ATGTCCCGAGTCTGCCAAGTTACTGGCAAGCGTCCGGTGACCGGTAATAACCGTTCCCACGCAATGAACGCGACCAAACGCCGTTTCCTGCCGAACCTGCACTCTCACCGTTTTTGGGTTGAGAGCGAGAAGCGTTTTGTCACACTGCGTGTATCTGCTAAAGGTATGCGTGTAATTGATAAGAAGGGTATCGAATCGGTTCTGGCCGATATGCGTACCCGTGGCGAGAAGTACTAA
- the rfaQ gene encoding putative lipopolysaccharide heptosyltransferase III: MIMNNALNALAAVPPARILLIKLRHHGDMLLTTPVINALHQAWPQAEIDVLLYEETRDMLAAHPFIHRIYGIDRKWRKLGTRQHLRKEWQLLKTLRDQKYSLVINLADQWRSAIVTRFTGAPSRIGFDFNKRRGWFWQYCHTQLASVSGHQTLHTVEQNLSIVAPLNIAPVRDVTMSYQPDDWQSVQRKLQSNGVEGSYIVVQPTSRWFFKCWDESKMAETITALQKDGHTLVLTSGPDKYEKAMIEKIRALCPSERVYSLAGELTLRQLAALIDHAKLFIGVDSVPMHMAAALKTPCVALFGPSKLVFWSPWDVVGEVIWAGNYGELPDPDKIDTNTKERFLDAIPVDVVVAAARKQLL, from the coding sequence ATGATAATGAATAACGCTTTGAATGCTCTCGCGGCCGTGCCACCAGCCCGTATTTTACTGATAAAGTTGCGCCATCATGGTGACATGTTGCTCACTACTCCGGTGATCAACGCATTACATCAAGCCTGGCCACAAGCAGAAATTGATGTTCTGCTCTATGAAGAAACGCGAGACATGCTAGCGGCACATCCATTCATTCATCGTATTTATGGAATTGACCGTAAATGGCGAAAACTCGGTACTCGCCAGCATTTACGCAAAGAATGGCAATTACTGAAAACTTTGCGCGATCAAAAATACAGCCTGGTTATCAATCTTGCAGATCAATGGCGTAGCGCCATTGTTACCCGCTTCACTGGAGCTCCTTCGCGTATCGGTTTCGATTTCAATAAGCGCCGTGGTTGGTTTTGGCAATATTGCCACACTCAACTCGCTTCAGTGTCCGGTCATCAGACCCTGCACACTGTGGAACAAAATTTATCCATTGTTGCCCCATTGAATATTGCGCCTGTCAGGGATGTTACGATGAGCTATCAGCCTGACGACTGGCAGTCCGTTCAAAGGAAGCTGCAAAGCAATGGGGTTGAAGGTTCTTACATTGTTGTACAGCCCACCTCCCGCTGGTTCTTCAAATGCTGGGATGAGAGCAAAATGGCTGAAACAATCACAGCGCTGCAAAAAGACGGGCATACCCTGGTGTTAACCTCAGGGCCCGATAAATACGAAAAAGCGATGATTGAAAAAATTCGTGCGTTATGTCCTTCAGAGCGTGTTTATTCCCTCGCTGGTGAGTTAACCCTGCGTCAATTAGCGGCTCTGATCGACCATGCCAAACTGTTCATTGGTGTTGATTCAGTACCAATGCATATGGCTGCCGCATTAAAAACGCCATGTGTCGCCCTATTTGGCCCTTCGAAACTGGTGTTCTGGAGCCCGTGGGACGTCGTCGGTGAAGTTATTTGGGCAGGGAATTATGGTGAGCTGCCAGACCCTGACAAAATTGATACCAATACGAAAGAACGTTTTCTCGATGCCATCCCGGTTGATGTTGTTGTCGCTGCTGCAAGGAAACAATTGTTATGA